The nucleotide window CGATTAATGatagaaacaatttttttacaattccaTTACAAATGGAGagcaggtttttttttaatatatatatatatatatatatataaaatcttattactgttttataatttattttagtaaatagcccccatttgaaaaaaaacaaaaagtgaagTATTGTGACTATTGTCTATTGGTCATTTTCCTTGAGAGTAAAGAGGGTTGCTATGGAACAAAGAGCTGTAGTGTGGGAATAGCCTTGCTCCTCTCAAGCACACCTTAATTTCAACGACaataatgaaatgatattaTCGTCTCCTAATATGATACTAAATGATTAGTCGTGATTGACTAAGTATTCGATGTCGTCACgtctgaaaataataaaaaaatgataactaaTACGACGATGAACATCATTTTCTAATCGAGAACCATCTAATCTAGTCTTGAAGGCTTCGTTTATTACAAGATTTATGATTGACCAAAAACCATATGTTTCTAGTCATACATATGACAAGATATGATCAAATACAGTGATCATAAGCTAAAAGGAGAAGTCGATCGTTACAGGTATTAAGCTCAATTTATAATCCCTCAATTTGTGTATCCTACAAGCCAAATGGCCACTAAAATCAGGCTGAGACACATGAAGGAAAGACAAATAAAAGTTAGCCGGAAGTGTCCGACACTGATGAATGAATTGAAAGAAATTCCCCCCAACAGGAACCAGCACCGATTTATCTATCCGATTGGACATTACGACAGTGCCAGCATTATAATGACAAGGTGAGAAAAATCTCCTCTTATTCAAATTAGAGGAAAAAGATGCGTGCCATGAATGAAATCTGAGAAAGGTGTTTACTTTTGGCTTTCAACTTTGGCTCGAAACTTCTGTTCTAACACAGATATCTCTGTCTCGAGGCTGAACATTCTATTAAGAGCATGCATATTCTCGAGGGTCTCGCTCAGTGTCCGGCTGTCACTCCCATCACATCTCAGATGCTGCATGGGACCATGAAGGAGCTTGTTCACTATACCACGGCTAAGATCCTCCACAgctttccttgttttttttggAATGTCGTCACCCATCTTTGACAAGCATTTTTCTAGCTCCGCTATTCTTATTCTTTCAGCATAAGCCCTCAATTTCTTAATGGTAGGAACAGTCTCCAATGAATCCCTCCACGCTTCAAATTGTTTTGATTCCTCGGCAATAATTGCTTGCGCTTCCATTGCTTTCCGAAGGCGATCCTCTTTATTGGCAGCAACAACCTCCTTTAGGTCATCGACATTGTAAACTCGCACAGTTTCAATATCTGCAACACATGAGCTGACATTTCGAGGAACAGAGATATCAACGAAGAGCCTTAAACCCCCAACTTCTGGGCCAACAGGGGGAAGATCCTCAACATGCTCTTTCAAAAGTAATGGGGCTTCGGACGCGGTGCTGGTGAACACGACATCTGCTTCAGCAGCACAAGTTAGCATTTCTTCAAGGGGTTTGTATGTTATCTCAACATTCGTTAACTCTTCCCGGATGGCTGCAACTCTCTCCTCAGTTCTATTTACAACCACCATCTTTGTGCAACCTTTTGCTGCCAAGTGTTTGATCACAAGCTTCCCCATCTTACCTGCTCCAATAACCAAAATTTTTGCTGTAGCATGTGAGGATTCAGGAAGCTTCATTAAGGCAAGTTCAACAGCAGCAGAACTAACAGAAACTGCCCCAGCAGCAATGTTAGTCTCAGTCCTAACACGCTTTCCCACTGTTATTGCATGCTTGAACAACCCACTAATGTTCCTCCCAAATCCAACAACTCCTTGCCCAACTTTGACAACTTGTTTAACCTGAGCAAGAATTTGACCTTCCCCAAGGACAAGAGAGTCGAGACCCGCTGAAACTTCAAAAATATGCTGGGTAGCATCTTTGTTATAAAGCAGAAACTGATGTTGACAGAGCTCTGAAACAGGGATCCCACTGGTCTGCCAAAGAGAAGCAAGAATAATTGTTTCAAATATAatcaaattcatgatcatgAAAATGCAATAGTATAGGACACTCCTTCTAAACGGTGTCACACACCAATCACTGTGTTAACCCTCTATCTCAATCCATGAAAAGGCCACAAACAACATGGATGAACAGTAAGTCACTAATGGGAAGGGGAAAAAACAGCAGGTCAATAATAAGAGGAAAAACATTGCAAAAAGGAAACCACTGGGAcagattgattaaaaaaatggtcCAAAAGTTTTTGCATGACAGATCTTGATCAGAAGGCTATCTGCAACATGTTTTTCATTAGCAGCATTTTAAATTGACCAATCCATTTGTGTTTGTCACTACCAAACCAGGATATTTACAAACACAAATGGATTTGTATTTATAGAGTGTAGACCAATCCTAGTATTGGTCTACACTCTATAAATACCAGGATATTTGGATTGGTCTACACTCTATAAACCAATCCTAGTATTGATCAAGAGAGGGATAGGACCTTTGACATCCATTCAGTCACTTCTTTGACACCGCGATGCTGTGAAAGGGCTAAAACATATATCTCCATTCTATTGCAGGTGCTAAGAACAGCAGCTTCTTCTATATGATTTAAACTACACAGCTCCCCAATGGCTCTAGGCCACTCTGCTTCTGGAATGGCAAGTTTCTCACGCATCTCAACTGGGGTAGTGTGAACACTAAGTCCAATTACCACAATGCTACTCCTTTCTTTTGTATATCCTGAAAAAACAAATGCCCAGTTCAGAAAAGCCATATTTCTTAAAGCTTTTAACGAATTTTATTCCCAAAAGCACTACGAAATTCTCAAtagaacattaaaaaataaaagaataagcGATCTCATTTCTGGCACAAGTAGAAATCATGCACTGAGAGTTACACACATATCCCGCATTAATCACTGAAAAGATAATTCATAGATAAGTTTACATGACACTCGAACTCAACCGATCACATGATCAAAACTTTGTGAATTGAGACCTATATTTACTGAATCTTAATTCTTATCACAAATGCTTGGAAGTGCTTACAAAaaatttcttggattttgaaACTTATTTGTGCACAGCCCCCGTCCTGAACGTTTAATGTTACCAGTAACTGAAAAGGATGCAGAAGAAAACTCTATTTAATTGGCTAAGCTATTAACATTTCTCGACATCTAATTAAATCACCCATGACTTAGCAACTGTATCATCAACATTCAGATGATTTCTCCACATgtaataaaatcatcaatttcCATAGGCAAAGACAGGTGGTTATGTCCTAATAATCGAAAGCTTACAAATCTTAAAGGAACATTAAACTCTTTCGAAGCTAttacggtaaaaaaaaaaaaaatgagaagaacgGGAGCTATTACTGTCAGCAGCAGAGATCTTGAGCTGTTCAAGAGCGGACAGCTTATCGGTCTGAACAAAAGCATCTGAGGCAGCAAACTCGCACCTGACTCCTCTCTGAATCAAGGTTTTTCTGCTCCGAATGTGCTTACAAAGAATGGGAAGCTTAGAGGAAGGCGAGGCCCTTGAAGACAGCGCAGATTTCAGGAACGGAGCCTCCAATTTGGCACCGGCAAAGCTGGTCGTCGAGAAAGCCATCGCGTCAGCCTCCAAGAGCCAAAACCCAAACCCTACCCTAGAACTCTGAACTCAGAGAGAAAGAGCGTGAGATGGAGCTAAAAGATTGAGCCCATCAGAAGAAGAGAATGTGATCGTTGAAACAGGGCGGGGGGTTTTGGTTAGTTGGGGGTAGAAAAAGTGAACATGGGCGTCTCTGACCGTCTCGTCTGGTCcggaataatttatttatttacttatttatttaatcgaGGGAAATTATGATGTGAGGTTATATGGGCTACATCAATGTGAATGGCACCAAATGATGGGGAGTCTGGGACTTTGCCGTCTCTTTGACTTCTCATGGTCCATGCACCGCACGGTTTATCCACACTCCTTTCCCACTTTCTCTTTTAAgattattaatgttattattcaCTTCAGTTATAcagttattttattctattaatatgTCATTATCGTGggatttatttaaatatatatatactcaaaacaaaatattccttttatatttgtattttcaattttttttttttaataaagagttgtgctacacagaaGTCTCACACcatgcacacccacttaaaaacatgtgattttacttttttatcatcatatttcagcagaaatggagagaagagagattagagaagaagagaaggaaggagaatatggaagaataaagcaaagcagataaatatgcacaattaaaggTAGGTGGTagaaccgaccatatgcatggatgcgatgcaaaataaagaaattaaaacagataatatgaaaataaacatattcataaactttaataagattacaaagtttatggcACAAGGTAGAGCAAGATTTGCTCTTGAGTAATAGTGGTGATAGGCAGAGAGTAGTAGATAGCTTACAATATGGTTTTCGCTAAAATTGTCTCTCtctagaaatgaaatgaggttatccttttatagatgaaggagtCCCTGTTTACATAAGATCCGTGACTCACAGCTGTCAACTACTGTTGAAGCACGGGAAAGTAAAAGCAAAAGTAAAtccgtgagtgaacagtgtTGGTACTATTTAACCACGGGTGTCATCATTGTGTATGGCGGCTGAGTTGCTTTCGGCACAAAATGACAAAGCTTTAAAGAAGACTGGTGGATCCTGGTCTTCTTTGAACTCAAGTAGTAGTCGACAGAAGTGGGACCTTCTGTCAGGTAGTAATTAGCAATTATTCTTCATCTGTGTCGATTCCGATAAATCCGGAATTACCGAAGAAATTGCTGTATGAAGCCTCTGATGCAGAGTCTGAGTCATCTCCAGATTTGCTTTGAGACTTTGACAAtgattcttttaatatgttg belongs to Juglans regia cultivar Chandler chromosome 8, Walnut 2.0, whole genome shotgun sequence and includes:
- the LOC109011812 gene encoding glutamyl-tRNA reductase 1, chloroplastic-like, which produces MAFSTTSFAGAKLEAPFLKSALSSRASPSSKLPILCKHIRSRKTLIQRGVRCEFAASDAFVQTDKLSALEQLKISAADRYTKERSSIVVIGLSVHTTPVEMREKLAIPEAEWPRAIGELCSLNHIEEAAVLSTCNRMEIYVLALSQHRGVKEVTEWMSKTSGIPVSELCQHQFLLYNKDATQHIFEVSAGLDSLVLGEGQILAQVKQVVKVGQGVVGFGRNISGLFKHAITVGKRVRTETNIAAGAVSVSSAAVELALMKLPESSHATAKILVIGAGKMGKLVIKHLAAKGCTKMVVVNRTEERVAAIREELTNVEITYKPLEEMLTCAAEADVVFTSTASEAPLLLKEHVEDLPPVGPEVGGLRLFVDISVPRNVSSCVADIETVRVYNVDDLKEVVAANKEDRLRKAMEAQAIIAEESKQFEAWRDSLETVPTIKKLRAYAERIRIAELEKCLSKMGDDIPKKTRKAVEDLSRGIVNKLLHGPMQHLRCDGSDSRTLSETLENMHALNRMFSLETEISVLEQKFRAKVESQK